Proteins from a genomic interval of Polaribacter sp. Q13:
- a CDS encoding OadG family protein: MTYLLLNTETISEGYVILFTGLFIVFSALVLLALVFNYGLPVMLYVYKIITKGKDKKVSEIKVKGDKDFTGEISAVIGAAVHMYTSEQHDHESAILTIKQVKKSYSPWSSKIYGIQNRL, translated from the coding sequence ATGACATACTTACTATTAAATACAGAGACTATAAGTGAAGGATACGTTATCTTATTTACTGGATTGTTCATCGTTTTTAGTGCGTTAGTTTTGCTCGCGTTGGTTTTTAATTATGGTTTACCCGTAATGCTTTATGTATATAAAATAATTACAAAAGGAAAGGACAAAAAAGTTAGTGAAATTAAGGTAAAAGGAGATAAAGACTTTACTGGAGAAATATCTGCGGTGATAGGAGCAGCGGTGCACATGTACACAAGTGAACAGCATGACCATGAAAGCGCAATTTTAACAATTAAACAAGTTAAAAAATCATATTCACCTTGGAGTTCTAAAATTTACGGAATTCAAAATAGATTATAA
- a CDS encoding biotin/lipoyl-containing protein, translated as MKSYKFKVNENGYTVNIKSHEDNIINLEVNGTLYEVKMQQEIKKTKTPTLVRAASKQPAAPLQVNPKSAKTRIVAPIPGVVLSIDVKVGDTLKVGDRMLVLEAMKMENSIVCEKAGTITAIKISVGQQVLHDELMIELE; from the coding sequence ATGAAAAGCTATAAATTTAAAGTAAACGAAAACGGTTATACCGTTAATATAAAATCGCATGAAGACAATATTATTAACTTAGAAGTTAATGGTACTTTATACGAAGTGAAAATGCAACAGGAGATTAAAAAAACAAAAACTCCTACGTTGGTTCGTGCAGCCTCAAAACAACCAGCGGCACCTTTACAAGTAAATCCAAAATCTGCTAAAACAAGAATTGTAGCTCCTATTCCGGGAGTTGTATTATCTATTGATGTAAAAGTGGGTGATACACTTAAAGTAGGTGATAGAATGCTTGTTTTAGAAGCTATGAAAATGGAAAATAGTATTGTCTGTGAAAAAGCAGGTACCATTACAGCTATAAAAATTAGCGTTGGCCAACAAGTGTTGCATGATGAATTAATGATAGAACTAGAATAA
- a CDS encoding sodium ion-translocating decarboxylase subunit beta, with translation MKKVILIFCVLSLLIFIRPVLGFSTNSSANDTLNSSTVTTTQVDAAPQHEGVFDGAFRGIKKFYGYTGFANATSGNIIMIIIGIIFIYLGIKFDYEPLLLIPIGAGVIIGNIPFVAGNQTGIYETGSVLNFLYFGVVKGIYPPLIFLGIGAMTDFSSLIANPKLMLLGAAAQIGVFATFMGALYLGFNLPEAGAIGIIGGADGPTAIFLSSKLANGVNVLADGTTVKNLIGPIAIAAYSYMALVPVIQPPLMRMLISKEDRKIKMKPPRAVTQKEKMIFPVVALILTTFISPSALPLLGMLFFGNLLKESGRTERLADTARTKLIDIVTILLGVTVGASTQADIFITKDSLLIFGLGAISFVIATCGGLLFAKFMNRFLKEGNKINPLIGAAGVSAVPDSARVVHTEGLKSDPSNYLLMHAMAPNVAGVIGSAIAAGIILSFLG, from the coding sequence ATGAAAAAAGTAATTTTAATATTTTGTGTTTTATCATTATTGATCTTTATTAGACCAGTATTAGGATTTAGCACAAATTCAAGTGCAAACGATACCTTAAATAGTTCCACTGTTACTACAACGCAAGTAGATGCGGCACCACAACATGAGGGTGTTTTTGATGGAGCTTTTAGAGGAATCAAAAAGTTTTATGGTTATACAGGGTTTGCAAATGCAACTTCTGGAAATATAATAATGATAATCATCGGAATTATATTTATCTACTTAGGTATTAAATTTGATTATGAGCCCTTACTGCTGATACCCATAGGTGCAGGAGTTATTATAGGAAATATTCCTTTTGTAGCCGGAAATCAAACGGGTATTTACGAAACAGGATCTGTATTAAACTTTCTATATTTCGGGGTGGTAAAAGGTATTTACCCGCCGTTAATATTCTTAGGAATTGGAGCAATGACGGATTTCTCTTCTTTAATTGCAAACCCAAAGCTAATGCTATTAGGTGCAGCCGCACAAATTGGTGTTTTTGCTACCTTTATGGGAGCTTTGTATTTAGGTTTTAACCTTCCAGAAGCAGGTGCAATAGGAATTATTGGTGGAGCCGATGGACCAACAGCTATTTTTCTTTCATCAAAATTAGCAAATGGAGTTAATGTATTAGCAGATGGTACAACAGTGAAAAATCTAATTGGTCCAATTGCTATTGCTGCCTATTCTTATATGGCTTTGGTTCCTGTAATTCAACCTCCTTTAATGAGAATGTTAATCTCTAAAGAGGATAGAAAAATTAAAATGAAACCACCAAGAGCGGTAACTCAAAAAGAAAAAATGATTTTTCCTGTGGTAGCTTTAATTTTAACCACGTTTATATCTCCAAGTGCATTACCATTATTAGGAATGTTATTTTTTGGTAATTTGTTAAAAGAATCTGGAAGAACAGAAAGATTAGCAGATACTGCAAGAACTAAATTAATTGATATTGTAACTATTTTATTAGGGGTTACTGTAGGGGCTTCAACTCAGGCAGATATTTTTATCACTAAAGATTCCTTATTAATATTTGGTTTAGGAGCCATATCGTTTGTGATAGCAACTTGTGGAGGTTTATTATTTGCGAAGTTTATGAATAGATTCTTAAAAGAAGGTAATAAAATAAACCCTTTAATTGGTGCCGCAGGTGTATCAGCTGTTCCAGATAGTGCACGTGTTGTGCATACAGAAGGTCTAAAATCTGATCCAAGTAACTACTTGTTAATGCACGCCATGGCACCTAATGTTGCAGGTGTTATAGGGTCTGCTATTGCTGCAGGTATTATTTTAAGTTTCTTAGGATAA